The Equus asinus isolate D_3611 breed Donkey chromosome 15, EquAss-T2T_v2, whole genome shotgun sequence genome includes a window with the following:
- the TMEM74B gene encoding transmembrane protein 74B produces the protein MASPPGLELKTLSNGPKFPRRPAPLGPVAPPREGVENACFSSEEHETHFQNPGDARLSSSPSPPGAVPAQPRSQRDDVSLRSEEGPGVEPVSRPVDYGFVSALVFLVSGILLVVTAYAIPREARVNPDTVTAREMERLEMYYARLGSHLDKCIIAGLGLLTVGGMLLSVLLMVSLCKGELYRRPTFVPGRGSRKTYGSINLRMRQLNGDGGQALVENEVVQVSETSHSLQGS, from the coding sequence ATGGCATCTCCCCCTGGTCTGGAACTGAAGACACTGAGCAATGGCCCCAAGTTCCCAAGGAGACCAGCTCCTCTGGGCCCGGTGGCCCCACCCAGGGAGGGTGTCGAGAATGCCTGCTTCTCCTCAGAGGAGCATGAGACCCATTTCCAGAACCCTGGGGATGCCAGACTCAGCAGCTCCCCCAGCCCCCCTGGGGCTGTCCCTGCACAGCCCCGATCCCAGCGGGACGATGTGTCCCTGCGTTCAGAAGAGGGGCCGGGCGTGGAGCCCGTGAGCCGCCCAGTGGATTACGGCTTCGTTTCCGCTTTGGTTTTCCTGGTGAGTGGGATCCTCCTGGTGGTGACAGCATACGCCATCCCCCGCGAGGCCCGCGTCAACCCGGACACAGTGACAGCGCGGGAGATGGAACGACTGGAGATGTACTACGCCCGCCTGGGCTCCCACCTGGACAAGTGCATCATCGCGGGCCTGGGGCTGCTCACGGTGGGCGGCATGCTCTTGTCAGTGCTGCTGATGGTCTCCCTGTGCAAGGGCGAGCTGTACCGCCGGCCCACCTTCGTCCCCGGCAGGGGCTCCAGGAAGACCTACGGCTCCATTAACCTGCGCATGAGACAGCTCAATGGGGACGGGGGCCAGGCCCTGGTGGAGAACGAAGTTGTCCAGGTCTCAGAGACCAGCCACAGCCTCCAGGGGTCTTAA